ACGTTCTCTATGGATCAATATCTGATTATTTTAGTAATACTCGGCGCTGCCATTTTCAGTGTGTGCATGGATGCCCAAAATTTTCAAAAAAAACTGGCATCTCGTACTCTATTTTTTATGTAGCAACAGGGTTTGCCCTTTATCTACTGGCTCCCGATCTTCTGCCAAACCCAATGCCTCAAAAAAATGAAAATCTGACGCTTCATTTAACCGAGTTGATTGTTATTATTTCGCTTATGGGTACTGGGATCAAGATCGACCGAAAATTTTCTTTTAAAACCTGGTCTTCCCCGTTGAAACTTGTAAGTTTTACCATGTTATTGTGTATTGGTGCAGCAGCGGTAATGGGCTATTATTTTTTAGGTTTCAGTCTTGCTTCAGCAGTACTTCTTGGTGCTGTTCTTGCTCCGACGGATCCTGTCCTCGCATCGGATGTACAGGTGGGACCTCCAAATGAGGGAATGAAATCAGAGACCAAATTTGCGCTCACGTCAGAGGCTGGACTCAATGACGGAGTCGCTTTCCCATTTACCTGGCTTGCCATTACTATTGGTCTTATGTTCACAGGCAAAGAAAGCAGCTTTTTAGATTGGTTTGCTCTTGATGTTATCTACCGAATAGTTGCCGGTATTGTGATCGGATTTCTATCAGGCAAAGGTTTTGGCATTTTGTTATTCAGAGTGGTCCAAAAAATATGAGATCCTAAGAACCAGAGATGGTCTGGTGGCAGTTGCTGCTACTTTACTAGTGTATGGTATAACAGAAA
The Sphingobacterium daejeonense genome window above contains:
- a CDS encoding cation:proton antiporter domain-containing protein; amino-acid sequence: MHGCPKFSKKTGISYSIFYVATGFALYLLAPDLLPNPMPQKNENLTLHLTELIVIISLMGTGIKIDRKFSFKTWSSPLKLVSFTMLLCIGAAAVMGYYFLGFSLASAVLLGAVLAPTDPVLASDVQVGPPNEGMKSETKFALTSEAGLNDGVAFPFTWLAITIGLMFTGKESSFLDWFALDVIYRIVAGIVIGFLSGKGFGILLFRVVQKI